Proteins encoded together in one Ciona intestinalis chromosome 3, KH, whole genome shotgun sequence window:
- the LOC100187360 gene encoding plasminogen isoform X2, giving the protein MKTGLKDCHRRTRYDVTINENPAHPIRGSKLLNKNILFTSNFRCMILLLWLLASPACCNDVIGNVTSSGRLLSVMVGNKSILSRAGLFKPMHIKRVNGILPTVITPTFNPYSGVYNNRRFSYRQATSSRYSDAASNFLRTRIFSIFGRNFSNKSIQLAGSYLPYMGRVQVSIREQRWGTICGDQWDAKDATVACRELGFAVGGVIARPRMEFGRDTGPVVLTQVKCRGDESKLSECRSTRWDGHNSLECGSKLTAAGVVCGCPIDVPPNVHTRCFIYTSFPNDSMYCMYSCKAGEVLVGSRRRRCGAEQTWSGTRPYCVPTDSPCSLRPCRNGGSCQDYLGGSGYSCTCVLPYAGRNCEYRRSWGCGVSTTTQDLRTVRPQLRIVGGRNTNVGSWPWVVQLRDNDEHFCVGTLIAPQWVATAAHCMKEKGITSGRQNDTKWSILVGQHSLTGFDNSSQTIGFYSVTMHNYTNIDIPRNDIALIKLNHPVVMGNQSGVICLPGWRGENPEPGTKCWVAGWGRNTPVTDEEAPTLHHADIPILSNSRCRRYNDRRRDYSNIPDDVICAGYDAGGVDACKGDSGGPLMCLRSDDTWYLAGVVSWGYGCAQPNTPGVYTRVSHYLNWIYNTLQLV; this is encoded by the exons ATGAAAACCGGATTAAAAGACTGCCATCGGCGAACacgttatgacgtaacaataaacgAAAATCCGGCTCATCCAATCAGAGGTTcgaaacttttaaataaaaacattctaTTCACGTCAAATTTTCGTTGCATGATTTTATTGCTATGGTTACTGGCGTCTCCAGCGTGctgcaatgacgtcatcggtaACGTAACGTCATCAGGAAGACTCCTAAGCGTCATGGTGGGAAACAAGTCGATTTTATCGAGGGCCGGATTGTTCAAGCCGATGCATATTAAACGAGTCAACGGAATATTACCCACTGTCATAACCCCCACCTTCAACCCATACAGTGGGGTTTACAACAACAGAAGATTTTCGTATCGGCAAGCTACGTCATCAAGATACAGCGACGCTGCGAGTAATTTTCTACGAACAAGGATATTTTCGATTTTCGGAC GGAATTTCTCGAACAAATCGATTCAGCTAGCTGGCAGTTATCTTCCATATATGGGCCGTGTGCAAGTGTCAATTCGAGAGCAAAGATGGGGGACAATATGTGGGGACCAGTGGGATGCAAAGGACGCAACTGTGGCTTGCAGAGAACTTGGGTTTGCGGTCGGTGGGGTCATTGCTCGACCGAGGATGGAATTCGGAAGAGACACCGGCCctgttgttttaacacag GTTAAATGTCGAGGCGACGAATCAAAGTTGAGCGAATGTCGATCTACGAGATGGGATGGACACAACTCACTGGAGTGTGGTTCGAAGCTCACCGCTGCTGGAGTCGTGTGTG GTTGCCCGATAGACGTGCCACCAAACGTCCACACAAGGTGCTTCATATACACTAGCTTTCCCAACGACAGCATGTACTGCATGTACTCGTGTAAGGCGGGTGAGGTTTTAGTGGGAAGTCGACGTAGAAGGTGTGGAGCCGAACAAACATGGTCGGGGACTCGCCCTTACTGCGTACCAA CCGATAGTCCATGTTCATTAAGGCCGTGTAGGAACGGTGGTTCGTGCCAGGATTACTTAGGTGGGAGCGGTTACTCGTGTACATGTGTGTTGCCCTATGCTGGAAGGAATTGTGAG TACCGCCGATCGTGGGGATGCGGGGTGTCCACCACTACACAGGATCTGCGTACAGTTCGTCCCCAACTTCGTATAGTGGGTGGGAGAAACACTAACGTGGGGAGTTGGCCATGGGTGGTACAACTTAGAGA TAACGACGAACACTTCTGCGTTGGAACTTTGATAGCTCCACAATGGGTTGCAACGGCCGCTCACTGCATGAAAGAAAA GGGAATCACCTCTGGTCGACAGAATGACACGAAATGGTCGATTCTGGTTGGCCAGCATAGTTTAACCGGGTTCGACAATTCAAGTCAAACAATCGGCTTCTATTCCGTCACAATGCACAACTACACGAACATCGATATTCCGCGAAACGACATCGCGTTGATCAAACTTAATCACCCCGTTGTTATGGGCAACCAGAGTGGGGTAATATGCTTGCCGGGGTGGAGGGGGGAAAACCCCGAACCTGGTACCAAATGTTGGGTAGCAGGGTGGGGACGAAATA CCCCCGTCACTGACGAGGAAGCTCCAACGCTTCACCATGCGGATATTCCGATCTTATCAAACTCTAGGTGTCGCCGTTACAACGACAGACGAAGAGATTATAGCAACAtacctgatgacgtcatatgtgCGGGTTATGACGCAGGCGGTGTGGACGCATGCAAG GGCGACAGCGGAGGACCTTTGATGTGCCTTAGATCCGATGACACCTGGTACCTTGCCGGCGTCGTGTCTTGGGGGTACGGGTGTGCCCAGCCTAACACACCAGGCGTATATACCCGTGTGTCTCATTATTTAAACTGGATATACAACACTTTGCAATTAGTTTAA
- the LOC100187360 gene encoding suppressor of tumorigenicity 14 protein homolog isoform X1 codes for MKTGLKDCHRRTRYDVTINENPAHPIRGSKLLNKNILFTSNFRCMILLLWLLASPACCNDVIGNVTSSGRLLSVMVGNKSILSRAGLFKPMHIKRVNGILPTVITPTFNPYSGVYNNRRFSYRQATSSRYSDAASNFLRTRIFSIFGRNFSNKSIQLAGSYLPYMGRVQVSIREQRWGTICGDQWDAKDATVACRELGFAVGGVIARPRMEFGRDTGPVVLTQVKCRGDESKLSECRSTRWDGHNSLECGSKLTAAGVVCGCPIDVPPNVHTRCFIYTSFPNDSMYCMYSCKAGEVLVGSRRRRCGAEQTWSGTRPYCVPTIPESRRQLCQIHAGSRLPCLRQNLLESPEAWNSPSSVIASMPANAERCIQIGCCFNLNTNVNSTQCFLPADSPCSLRPCRNGGSCQDYLGGSGYSCTCVLPYAGRNCEYRRSWGCGVSTTTQDLRTVRPQLRIVGGRNTNVGSWPWVVQLRDNDEHFCVGTLIAPQWVATAAHCMKEKGITSGRQNDTKWSILVGQHSLTGFDNSSQTIGFYSVTMHNYTNIDIPRNDIALIKLNHPVVMGNQSGVICLPGWRGENPEPGTKCWVAGWGRNTPVTDEEAPTLHHADIPILSNSRCRRYNDRRRDYSNIPDDVICAGYDAGGVDACKGDSGGPLMCLRSDDTWYLAGVVSWGYGCAQPNTPGVYTRVSHYLNWIYNTLQLV; via the exons ATGAAAACCGGATTAAAAGACTGCCATCGGCGAACacgttatgacgtaacaataaacgAAAATCCGGCTCATCCAATCAGAGGTTcgaaacttttaaataaaaacattctaTTCACGTCAAATTTTCGTTGCATGATTTTATTGCTATGGTTACTGGCGTCTCCAGCGTGctgcaatgacgtcatcggtaACGTAACGTCATCAGGAAGACTCCTAAGCGTCATGGTGGGAAACAAGTCGATTTTATCGAGGGCCGGATTGTTCAAGCCGATGCATATTAAACGAGTCAACGGAATATTACCCACTGTCATAACCCCCACCTTCAACCCATACAGTGGGGTTTACAACAACAGAAGATTTTCGTATCGGCAAGCTACGTCATCAAGATACAGCGACGCTGCGAGTAATTTTCTACGAACAAGGATATTTTCGATTTTCGGAC GGAATTTCTCGAACAAATCGATTCAGCTAGCTGGCAGTTATCTTCCATATATGGGCCGTGTGCAAGTGTCAATTCGAGAGCAAAGATGGGGGACAATATGTGGGGACCAGTGGGATGCAAAGGACGCAACTGTGGCTTGCAGAGAACTTGGGTTTGCGGTCGGTGGGGTCATTGCTCGACCGAGGATGGAATTCGGAAGAGACACCGGCCctgttgttttaacacag GTTAAATGTCGAGGCGACGAATCAAAGTTGAGCGAATGTCGATCTACGAGATGGGATGGACACAACTCACTGGAGTGTGGTTCGAAGCTCACCGCTGCTGGAGTCGTGTGTG GTTGCCCGATAGACGTGCCACCAAACGTCCACACAAGGTGCTTCATATACACTAGCTTTCCCAACGACAGCATGTACTGCATGTACTCGTGTAAGGCGGGTGAGGTTTTAGTGGGAAGTCGACGTAGAAGGTGTGGAGCCGAACAAACATGGTCGGGGACTCGCCCTTACTGCGTACCAA CTATCCCAGAAAGTCGTCGGCAGCTTTGCCAAATCCATGCGGGAAGCCGACTCCCGTGTCTCCGCCAAAATTTGCTCGAATCTCCCGAGGCATGGAACTCACCGAGCTCTGTGATAGCTTCCATGCCTGCAAACGCTGAGCGCTGCATCCAAATTGGTTGTTGCTTCAACCTCAACACAAACGTCAATTCCACGCAATGCTTTCTACCAG CCGATAGTCCATGTTCATTAAGGCCGTGTAGGAACGGTGGTTCGTGCCAGGATTACTTAGGTGGGAGCGGTTACTCGTGTACATGTGTGTTGCCCTATGCTGGAAGGAATTGTGAG TACCGCCGATCGTGGGGATGCGGGGTGTCCACCACTACACAGGATCTGCGTACAGTTCGTCCCCAACTTCGTATAGTGGGTGGGAGAAACACTAACGTGGGGAGTTGGCCATGGGTGGTACAACTTAGAGA TAACGACGAACACTTCTGCGTTGGAACTTTGATAGCTCCACAATGGGTTGCAACGGCCGCTCACTGCATGAAAGAAAA GGGAATCACCTCTGGTCGACAGAATGACACGAAATGGTCGATTCTGGTTGGCCAGCATAGTTTAACCGGGTTCGACAATTCAAGTCAAACAATCGGCTTCTATTCCGTCACAATGCACAACTACACGAACATCGATATTCCGCGAAACGACATCGCGTTGATCAAACTTAATCACCCCGTTGTTATGGGCAACCAGAGTGGGGTAATATGCTTGCCGGGGTGGAGGGGGGAAAACCCCGAACCTGGTACCAAATGTTGGGTAGCAGGGTGGGGACGAAATA CCCCCGTCACTGACGAGGAAGCTCCAACGCTTCACCATGCGGATATTCCGATCTTATCAAACTCTAGGTGTCGCCGTTACAACGACAGACGAAGAGATTATAGCAACAtacctgatgacgtcatatgtgCGGGTTATGACGCAGGCGGTGTGGACGCATGCAAG GGCGACAGCGGAGGACCTTTGATGTGCCTTAGATCCGATGACACCTGGTACCTTGCCGGCGTCGTGTCTTGGGGGTACGGGTGTGCCCAGCCTAACACACCAGGCGTATATACCCGTGTGTCTCATTATTTAAACTGGATATACAACACTTTGCAATTAGTTTAA
- the LOC100177133 gene encoding ATP synthase subunit beta, mitochondrial, whose product MLNTARSCLKAFQSASPLVNNGARSATNLINRDYSAKAAAKETAAPGVLKGEVVAVIGPVVDVHFEEGRPRILNALEVEGRDTRLVLEVAQHLGQNTVRTIAMDSTERLVRGQKVVDVGGPIRVPVGPGTLGRIINVIGEPIDERGPVDTEHFAGIHAPPPDLIDTGGAQEILETGIKVVDLLAPYAKGGKIGLFGGAGVGKTVFIMELINNVAKAHGGYSVFAGVGERTREGNDLYHEMIDSGVISLTDKTSKVALVYGQMNEPPGARARVALTGLTVAEYFRDMEGQDVLLFIDNIFRFTQAGSEVSALLGRIPSAVGYQPTLATDMGTMQERITTTKKGSITSVQAIYVPADDLTDPSPATTFSHLDATTVLSRQVSELGFYPAVDPLESSSRIMDPNIVGIEHYDCARRVKKILQDHKSLQDIIAILGMGELSQEEKLTVTRARKIQRFLSQPFQVAETFTGTPGKLVSLKDTMIGFNRILEGELDHLPEGAFYMVGDIQEVLTKADQIAADMAED is encoded by the exons ATGTTGAACACGGCAAGGAGTTGTTTGAAGGCTTTCCAATCGGCCTCTCCATTGGTGAACAATGGCGCACGATCCGCAACAAATCTGATCAATC GCGATTACAGTGCGAAAGCTGCGGCCAAAGAAACTGCAGCACCTGGTGTATTGAAGGGAGAGGTAGTGGCCGTCATTGGGCCAGTAGTGGACGTTCATTTTGAGGAGGGAAGACCAAGGATCCTCAATGCCCTTGAAGTTGAAGGAAGAGACACCAGACTTGTGCTGGAAGTTGCACAGCATCTTG GTCAAAACACCGTCCGAACCATCGCTATGGATTCCACTGAGAGATTGGTGAGAGGTCAAAAGGTCGTGGATGTTGGTGGACCAATCAGAGTCCCGGTTGGTCCAGGAACCCTCGGTAGAATCATCAATGTTATTGGGGAGCCTATTGATGAACGTGGACCAGTGGATACTGAACA CTTTGCCGGCATCCACGCGCCACCCCCAGACCTGATTGATACTGGTGGTGCTCAAGAGATTCTTGAAACTGGAATCAAGGTTGTGGATCTCCTTGCTCCCTATGCAAAGGGAGGAAAGATTG GTTTGTTTGGTGGTGCTGGTGTCGGCAAGACTGTCTTCATCATGGAACTTATCAACAATGTAGCGAAAGCTCATGGTGGTTACTCTGTGTTTGCTGGTGTTGGTGAACGAACAAGAGAAGGGAATGATCTTTACCATGAGATGATTGATTCCGGTGTCATCTCACTCACTGATAAAACATCAAAG GTAGCACTTGTATACGGACAAATGAACGAACCACCGGGTGCACGTGCACGAGTCGCACTCACTGGTTTAACTGTTGCTGAATATTTCCGTGATATGGAGGGACAAGACGTGCTTCTGTTTATTGACAACATTTTCAG GTTCACCCAAGCTGGTTCTGAGGTATCTGCTTTGCTTGGTCGTATCCCATCAGCTGTCGGTTACCAACCCACCCTGGCTACTGACATGGGTACCATGCAGGAGAGAATCACAACCACCAAGAAAGGATCCATCACATCTGTACAG GCCATCTACGTACCTGCTGACGATTTGACTGATCCAAGTCCAGCCACCACTTTCTCTCACTTGGATGCAACAACCGTGTTGTCCCGTCAAGTATCAGAACTTGGTTTCTACCCCGCTGTGGACCCACTTGAATCATCCTCTCGTATCATGGACCCCAACATTGTTGGTATTGAACATTATGATTGCGCAAGGAGGGTGAAGAAGATTTTACAG GATCACAAGTCACTCCAGGACATCATTGCTATCCTTGGTATGGGTGAATTATCACAGGAAGAGAAACTTACAGTGACCCGGGCTCGCAAGATCCAACGTTTCTTGTCACAACCTTTCCAA GTGGCTGAAACCTTCACTGGTACCCCAGGCAAGTTGGTGTCTTTGAAAGATACAATGATTGGATTCAACAGGATTCTTGAAG GTGAACTCGACCATTTACCTGAGGGAGCTTTCTACATGGTTGGTGACATTCAAGAAGTTCTTACTAAAGCTGACCAAATTGCTGCAGATATGGCTGAAGATtaa